A segment of the Neisseria chenwenguii genome:
GTCAGTTTGATGCCGGATACTCGGAATACATCGGTAATGATGGCTTCTACATCATCTGCCTGTTTAGCCATATCATGCTTCCTGTCCGTTTGGTTTCGCGGTTTTTACCGGCTCCGTCTCGGTAGTCAATAACGGAATCTTGTCCAACTGTTCGTACAACTCGCGCTTAACGGTTTTGAGGCGTTGACGCTCCATAATGCCGAACGACCGGATGGCCTCGTCAAAAGTCAAACTGTTGCTGACCATCACTTCAATGTCTTTACCGTAGGTATCGGGATTGCGCAGCCCCATGTTGATCATGCCGATAATTTTCGATTTATGTTCCTGATAGACAGGCAGTTCCGTAAACCCTTTGCCGTCAGGTGCTTTGATTTCGCCTTTGTATTCATTGAGCCAAACCACAATATCGGCATCAATCCCTTCGGCGGTCTGTTTCAGACCGGACAGACAGTCACGCAAATCCTGCCCGCCCGTTACCGGCACATGTAGTACCAGACGTATTTTTTCTTCTTTCAGCAACTCGTCAACATGGTTTTCTGCAATGTATGACATGAGCGGCACAAATGTAGCCGCGCCGTTGTCCACCACACCAATACCTTTTTCATTGATGATTTTTTCCATCAGCCCGTCAAACACACGGGTATTGATGGTATTGTTTTCCGTCAGAATCTTAACCATTTCAGGCTTAAGTTCCTTAAAGCGGCTGAACGTCTTATTGACCGGATCGGTGTCAAAGCAATGCACAGTATCATTAGCAGCTTTGGCCTTCAAATACTGGGCAAGAATCGTTGAGGACAGCGACTTACCAACACCGCCTTTGCCTTGCACGATGAAATGAACTTCTCTCATGGCATAAACCTTTCGTTTTGTTTGAGTATGTTTTTCACAAAAAGAAACCTGCTCGTCCGAACAGGCTTTCGTTTGTAAAAAAAGCAGCCCCGATTGAGGCTGCCAAAACTGCTTTAACACTTTATGCCGAATGCTGAAGCAGGAGTGAGCTTAACGCACATCCACCCATTTACCGCCATTTTTCTCTTCACCGACATAGCGGACGGCATCACCGGCCGTCGTCCAACCATGCTCA
Coding sequences within it:
- a CDS encoding nucleotide-binding protein, whose translation is MLKQFWQPQSGLLFLQTKACSDEQVSFCEKHTQTKRKVYAMREVHFIVQGKGGVGKSLSSTILAQYLKAKAANDTVHCFDTDPVNKTFSRFKELKPEMVKILTENNTINTRVFDGLMEKIINEKGIGVVDNGAATFVPLMSYIAENHVDELLKEEKIRLVLHVPVTGGQDLRDCLSGLKQTAEGIDADIVVWLNEYKGEIKAPDGKGFTELPVYQEHKSKIIGMINMGLRNPDTYGKDIEVMVSNSLTFDEAIRSFGIMERQRLKTVKRELYEQLDKIPLLTTETEPVKTAKPNGQEA